ACAAGCGTCATAGATGTAACAATGCCAAAATTTCCTTGTGAGAAGAGTCCATCGAGATACGGACCGATACCCCATTTGTGAAGACGATTGACTTCTACACCACCCATTTCATCGAGTGCTCGACGATAGAGTGATCCGTCTGGCAGTACTGCCTCGAGTGAAGTGATAGCAGAGAAATGGTCTGCATAAGGAGTGATACCGAAACCTCTTTCGAGTGCATTGCCGACGATACTGCACGTAGGACCTCCTCCGTGTACTGGTACAAGAAACTGAGTTTTCTTTTTTCGAAGAAAATTATAGAGGTCTTTTTGTGTAACGCCTGGTTCGAGAGTGATGATACCAAGTACTGGATCGAAATTCGAGATTTCTTTCATGAGAGAGAGGTCTATGACAACGGCTTGTTCTGGAGGAAGACTGTTTCCGTAGCCCCAATTTTTCCCTCCACTCACAGGATAAACTGGAATGTTAAATTTTTGAGCAATCTCGACCACTCGAATTATATCGGCTGTTTTTTTACAGACGAGTGCCCCGAGGACAGTATAAGTTGTCGTAAAGGTTGTTTTCCCATATTTTTCTCTACTTTGTTCTTGATCGAGAACATTTCTTTTCCCAAGAATTTTCTGCCAATCAATGAAGGCTCTGTGCAATTCTTTTTCAAAAGATGTGAGATGAAACCCCATATGTTTATTGAAAGTATTAAAAAGTATAGAGTACTTCTTTCTCTCTCATAGTATCATATATCGATAGAGAAGGAGAAACAAGTTTACTGTGTTATCGGGCAAGTGTCTTGTTTTGAAATGAGTTTAGTTTTAGAAATAAGGAAAACTTGCTTTATAAGAGGTTTTATCATACTCTATAAGAGTAAAAAACGAACATAAATGAAGAAAGGAAGTCTATGGAAAAGTTGTTCTTTACCTTGCAAGAAAGGTTTCCTGAAACGAAAGAAGAAGTTCTTCGTTTTGCTCTGAATGTTTTTTTGTATCAACAAGAAAAGCAAACAGGAAACAAAGCCTCAGTCGACGATGCAACCGCTTTTTTTCGTCGATTCAATTCGAGCAATGACATTGCGTTATGGCTTCTCGATATTGATGTTGCCGTTCTCAGGGAAATAACCAAAAAATAAGAGCGCTTCTGTTTTACACAACAGGAACGCTCTTTTTTCGAAAAAATATGAGTAACGAATGGAAGCAAGGAGGGGAATATCCAATCGAAAGAATATCGAATGAACAAGAAGTTTCTCAAGATTCTCTTTCGAGTCTCATCGCACGACAATCAAATCCTGAGCTTCTCAAAAAATACGAGGAGAGTTTACGTGATGTACAAAAAGTTCTTGAGGAAAATAATCGATTGCGACGTGAAGGAGAGGAACAGAAGAGAACTATTCATGAACTCTCCTACGACAGTATTACAGACTTGAAGATTCGTTCATTATTTTATAAGCAGTTGAATACCCTCGTATCAGAGGAAATTGCTACTCTGTTCGGCGAAGATATCGCCATGTGGGAGACGCTTCCTCTTGATCAGCTCACTGAAAGAATTTTTAATATTGATATCTCAAACAGTGAAAACACATCCCTTGCCTTGCTCATGGGTGATGTCGCTTATCTTTCGCTCGCCAATACGAGTAATCATGCTCTCGGTGATGAGTTGTTGAAGAATATCGGGAAAGCTGGCAAGACAACAAGCGAACTCTTTCCGGAATCAGCAGAGTTTTTTCGGTATGGTGGAGATGAAATAGTAGGTGTTCTCCGTGCAGAGAGTGAATCGGGTGTCAAAAATATCGCTGACTCTTTTGAATCTGAGGTTTCTCAAACTCCATTTGCACATTTAGAAACACTTGGTATCACTCCCCATCTTCATATTGATATTGGAACATCTCGTTTTTTTGAGGGATTCTCTGCTTTCCGGAATCTCTTAGTGACCATACAAGAAGAAAATAAGAAACGTCAGTTAGCAGGAGAAGATCCTCTCGATATTCCTTGTGATGATCGCAGGAAAGTGCTCATCGATATGTGGCTCGGTATTGCTGATGAGAAATCTATCCTGCGAAAAGCGGAGAGACGTCTGCCAACACTCAAATTTTATAAAGAAAACACGCCTGATGTCTACACGGGTATTATCGGTTCTATGAGAAAAGGGGCTCTCAATGTCACTGATGAAGAACTTGATGTCTTGAGCAATGATCTTGCCTCCATCAGGCAATTTATTGTAGAAAAGAGGCTCCTCACAAAAACAGAAAGTGAGAAAACCTTATCGAGACGCAATGCTCTTGTGAACGGAATTATCTATCGTATTGCAACAGACGAATTTCTTTCTGAGTAATTTCTGAAGAAGGAAAAATGTTATCCTCTGTCTGGACAAAAAATGATTCTTTCGTTACAATAACTTCATTCGTTATGGGCCGTTAGCTCAGTTGGTTAGAGCACCGCATTTGCAATGCGGGGGTCGTCGGTTCGAATCCGACACGGTCCACTCTGTTTTCCTCTTGATTTTTTTTTCATTTGTGATATCATTTGAAATACCATTCTATGAATAGGAGGTGTTTTGGATTGAGAACAAGGGAAAATATGGGTGATTAGCTCAGTTGGTTAGAGCGCTACACTGATAATGTAGAGGTCCCAAGTTCGAATCTTGGATCACCCACCCACGAAAAATGTGAAACACATATCGTGGCAAGACGGGGATTGCTCGGCTTGTCGAAGAGTATGCTGTATGATGATTGAGTAAGGTTTATAGTTTGCTACGTGGCGAACAGAGTGAGTTTTACGTAGCGGGGTAGAGCAGTCTGGCAGCTCGTCTGGCTCATAACCAGAAGGTCGGTGGTTCGAATCCACCCCCCGCAACACACGAAAGAATTGAGTGAGTAAGGAGGAAGACACAAACGATTTTGTGTCTGTGTGGATGAGAAGGGATGTTTTCTTGAAAAGAAAAATCCCAGGCTCCTCGAACGAATCCACCCCCCGCAACACACGAAAGAATTGAGTGAGTAAGGAGGAAGACACAAACGATTTTGTATCTGTGTGGATGAGAAGGGATGTTTTCTTGAAAAGAAAAATCCCAGGCTCCTCGAACGAATCCACCCCCCGCAACAAACGGAACAAAGTGAAGTGCAGAGAGGAGGGAATGAGCGAACTGCTTCGCTCATGTGTGGATGAGAAGGGTCGAAGTTCCGCGACGACCCAGGCTTCTCGAACGAATCCACTTGAGTAGTGAAGAAAAATATAATGAAGAGCGAGTGTTCATCGTTTTGTTATGAACTATCTCTGGCAGGGTAGCTCAGTTGGTTAGAGCATAGCCTTCATAAGGCTGGGGTCGCGAGTTCGAATCTCGCCCCTGCTACACAGAAACAAGAAAATACACGGGGGCGTAGCTCAGCTGGTTAGAGCGACTGCCTGTCACGCAGTAGGTCGCCGGTTCGAGTCCGGTCGCTCCCGCAGAGAAAAACACCCGCAAGGGTGTTTTTTTGTGGGCGATTGGCTCGAACGAGGAAGGGGGTCGGGGAAACGGGAGTTTCACCGTTGGCGGAGAGCAGGACTTTGTCCGCTGAGAACGGAGGCGTTCTCAGAGCGAAGCTGTTCGATTGTCCGGTCGCTCCCGCAGAATAAAGAACTTGGCCCTTGTGGCTGAGTTTTTTTGTATAAAAATTCTTTTGATGATACATTGAAAATCAATATGAAACACGTATTCTCACAATTAGAAAAAAAGAGAAACACAAACACTCAATCACGTGAGCAGTTCCTTCTTCATGTTTGTTGCGCACCGTGTAGTATCGCGGTGATTGATGAACTGGCGACAGAGTATGATCTCGTCGTGCTTTTCTATAATCCCAACATCCATCCGGAAGAGGAATATCTAAAACGGAAACGAGAAGTAGTCCGTGTGTGTGAAGAATGGAAAGTGCCGATGATCGATCATGATTATGATATTGAAAAATGGGAAAAAGATATACGAGGATTGGAAAATGAACCAGAAGGAGGGCTCCGTTGTGTCTCGTGTATCAGTATGCGACTTCTCCATACTGCAGAAATAGCTAAAGAAAAAAACATAGAGCTATTTGGTACGACGCTCAC
This DNA window, taken from Candidatus Moraniibacteriota bacterium, encodes the following:
- a CDS encoding epoxyqueuosine reductase QueH, with protein sequence MKHVFSQLEKKRNTNTQSREQFLLHVCCAPCSIAVIDELATEYDLVVLFYNPNIHPEEEYLKRKREVVRVCEEWKVPMIDHDYDIEKWEKDIRGLENEPEGGLRCVSCISMRLLHTAEIAKEKNIELFGTTLTMGRNKREIVITPLGKSAGEKYGREYYVEDWKKKGREIKARAMVKERDIYRQTYCGCKYSIRVQREE
- a CDS encoding GGDEF domain-containing protein — its product is MSNEWKQGGEYPIERISNEQEVSQDSLSSLIARQSNPELLKKYEESLRDVQKVLEENNRLRREGEEQKRTIHELSYDSITDLKIRSLFYKQLNTLVSEEIATLFGEDIAMWETLPLDQLTERIFNIDISNSENTSLALLMGDVAYLSLANTSNHALGDELLKNIGKAGKTTSELFPESAEFFRYGGDEIVGVLRAESESGVKNIADSFESEVSQTPFAHLETLGITPHLHIDIGTSRFFEGFSAFRNLLVTIQEENKKRQLAGEDPLDIPCDDRRKVLIDMWLGIADEKSILRKAERRLPTLKFYKENTPDVYTGIIGSMRKGALNVTDEELDVLSNDLASIRQFIVEKRLLTKTESEKTLSRRNALVNGIIYRIATDEFLSE